A window of Patescibacteria group bacterium contains these coding sequences:
- the cysD gene encoding sulfate adenylyltransferase subunit CysD, protein MTHLDNLEAKSIYIIREAYKQYHDIAQLWSIGKDSTTLLWLCRKAFYGHLPFPVMHIDTSFKFKEIYQFRDEYTKKWNLKLIVHRNEEALKAGMNPKTKDKLECCGQLKTEALKQGIAQYKFKALLLGIRRDEHGIRAKERVFSPRNQQFQWNYKDQPAELWDQYKSKQASEQHIRVHPLLDWTEKDIWAYVERENIPIVDLYFAKNGKRFRSIGCETCCGPVDSNACNVHQVVEELETTKVAERSGRAQDKESVYVMNKLRALGYM, encoded by the coding sequence ATGACACATTTAGACAATCTAGAAGCAAAAAGTATTTACATTATTAGAGAAGCTTACAAGCAATATCATGACATTGCTCAACTTTGGTCAATTGGTAAAGATTCAACAACATTATTATGGCTTTGTCGAAAAGCATTTTATGGTCACTTACCATTTCCAGTTATGCATATTGATACTAGCTTTAAATTTAAAGAAATCTATCAATTCCGCGATGAATATACAAAAAAATGGAATTTAAAATTGATTGTTCATAGGAATGAAGAAGCCTTAAAAGCTGGAATGAATCCAAAGACAAAAGACAAACTTGAATGTTGTGGTCAATTAAAAACAGAAGCTCTAAAACAAGGAATTGCTCAATACAAATTCAAAGCTTTATTATTAGGCATCAGACGCGATGAACATGGCATCAGAGCAAAAGAAAGAGTTTTTTCGCCACGAAATCAACAATTTCAATGGAACTACAAAGATCAGCCAGCAGAATTATGGGATCAATATAAATCAAAACAAGCATCTGAACAACACATTCGCGTACATCCGCTTTTAGATTGGACAGAAAAAGATATTTGGGCATATGTAGAAAGAGAAAATATTCCAATCGTTGATTTATATTTTGCAAAAAATGGCAAAAGATTCAGATCAATTGGCTGTGAAACATGTTGTGGTCCTGTTGATTCTAATGCATGCAATGTTCATCAAGTTGTTGAAGAATTAGAAACAACAAAGGTTGCTGAAAGATCAGGCAGAGCACAAGATAAAGAAAGTGTTTATGTGATGAATAAATTGAGAGCACTTGGTTATATGTAG
- a CDS encoding GTP-binding protein — protein MLEKQYLKLVITGHVDHGKSTLIGRLLYDTGAVPEDKVAEVKQVCESLGREMEFGFITDHFQEEREQGITIDTTQIFFKTEKREYVIIDAPGHKEFLKNMITGASQAEAAILIVDASEGVQEQTKRHAYVLSMLGIQQVIVAVNKMDLVEYKLDRFNEVVQELKTFLSSINLKPTYIIPVSANKGENIAKRSTSMKWYNEKTILEALDSFTPLKDKANETLRFPIQDVYKVGDKRVLVGRLESGSIKQGDKIIMLPSNNESEVTSIEEFGNPNKKEAHAGESIGITIKDDPFIERGEIICKKEEAPQVSDTIKANVFWMSKQGYKKGQKIVFRSVTQEVPGTISIINKRVNSSTLETLEENAPVINNTEVGEVTIKLEKPIVIDAFSKVQETGRFVLADQYDTVAGGIIPDIK, from the coding sequence ATGTTAGAAAAGCAATATTTGAAATTGGTCATAACTGGTCACGTTGATCATGGTAAATCAACTTTAATTGGTCGTTTGCTTTATGATACCGGTGCTGTTCCAGAAGACAAAGTTGCCGAAGTAAAGCAAGTTTGTGAATCTTTGGGCAGAGAAATGGAATTTGGTTTTATTACCGACCATTTTCAAGAAGAAAGAGAGCAAGGAATCACAATTGATACAACTCAAATATTCTTCAAAACAGAAAAAAGAGAATATGTCATCATTGATGCTCCTGGTCACAAAGAATTTTTGAAAAACATGATTACTGGCGCTTCACAAGCTGAAGCAGCTATTTTGATTGTTGATGCCAGCGAAGGCGTTCAAGAGCAAACAAAACGCCATGCTTATGTTTTAAGTATGCTTGGTATTCAACAAGTTATTGTTGCCGTAAATAAAATGGATTTAGTTGAATATAAATTAGATAGATTCAATGAAGTTGTCCAAGAATTAAAAACATTCTTATCTTCAATTAATTTAAAACCAACTTATATCATTCCAGTTTCAGCAAACAAGGGTGAAAACATTGCCAAAAGATCAACAAGCATGAAATGGTACAACGAAAAAACAATTTTGGAAGCTTTAGACAGCTTTACTCCGCTTAAAGATAAAGCAAATGAAACTTTACGTTTTCCAATTCAAGACGTTTACAAAGTAGGTGATAAGAGAGTTTTGGTTGGCAGGTTAGAATCAGGTTCAATCAAGCAAGGTGATAAAATAATCATGTTGCCATCAAATAATGAGTCAGAAGTCACATCCATTGAAGAATTTGGCAATCCAAATAAAAAAGAAGCTCATGCAGGCGAAAGCATCGGCATTACAATCAAAGATGATCCTTTTATTGAAAGAGGAGAAATAATTTGCAAAAAAGAAGAAGCACCACAAGTTTCTGATACAATCAAAGCAAATGTTTTTTGGATGTCAAAACAAGGCTATAAAAAAGGCCAAAAAATAGTTTTCAGATCAGTTACTCAAGAAGTTCCAGGAACAATTTCAATAATTAATAAAAGAGTAAATTCATCAACATTAGAAACCTTAGAAGAAAATGCACCAGTAATTAATAATACTGAAGTTGGCGAAGTTACAATAAAATTAGAAAAACCAATTGTAATAGACGCTTTTTCCAAAGTCCAAGAAACAGGACGTTTCGTTCTTGCTGATCAATATGATACTGTGGCTGGAGGAATTATTCCAGATATTAAATAA